In Gadus macrocephalus chromosome 4, ASM3116895v1, the following proteins share a genomic window:
- the trim69 gene encoding E3 ubiquitin-protein ligase TRIM69 gives MINTQNDVKKIQLHYLQNVEKMKQGLKPEKKSWKPKDAELLRKSAMEKQRKPTKTSQQQNPPPPQQQASKASRQRLSRDLTCSICLDLFKKPVSLPCDHTFCKGCIAGYWAGPRSTGPGGTGSCPQCRKVSPGLSYRPNRIVANIVESYCQGLEEEKGTGVQFQQVEGKLDLDEREVEEEEEEEEEEEEDDVRVAPPPPPPVPRCLRHREELKLYCEEDQELVCLVCAISQGHRSHNLLCVQEAEQQYKVSLNSSIDSLKTELDTAMRCDEEAEEEAQKLKEHTADLKQRIEAQFSDLHQFLYQEEKLLQVKLKTEERRELIRLDEHKALLCVEISRLQGALHEVEAQLQEQDPFALLRGIKTLLQRPHVKFERPVLTPPSLCEGRFAGPLQYRVWKSLKGSLYPVPAAITFNASTANPWLSLTSSLTCVRYQTFNRAIQDNPHRFNAALSLLGSQGFTHGRHYWEVEVHSSAVWTVGVARESVDRKGVIKALPANGFWTLSLSYGVQYMAGTSPPSVLALEEPLARVAVYLDYKRGLVSFYNAESMTHLYTFRERFAETLYPYFNLGFLDKVHENEPLKVFVPKI, from the exons ATGATCAACACTCAGAACGACGTGAAGAAAATCCAGCTGCATTACCTCCAGAACGTGGAGAAGATGAAGCAGGGCTTAAAACCCGAGAAGAAAAGCTGGAAGCCCAAAGACGCGGAGCTCCTGAGGAAGTCGGCCATGGAGAAGCAGCGCAAGCCCACCAAGACGTCCCAACAACAAAACCCGCCGCCCCCACAACAACAGGCGTCCAAGGCCTCCAGGCAGAGGCTCAGCCGGGACCTGACCTGCTCCATATGTCTGGACCTGTTCAAGAAGCCCGTCTCGCTGCCCTGCGACCACACCTTCTGCAAGGGCTGCATCGCCGGCTACTGGGCCGGCCCCAGGTCCACGGGGCCGGGCGGGACGGGCAGCTGCCCCCAGTGCAGGAAGGTGAGCCCCGGGCTCAGCTACAGGCCCAACCGCATCGTGGCCAACATCGTGGAGAGCTACTGccagggcctggaggaggagaaggggacgGGGGTCCAGTTTCAACAGGTGGAGGGGAAGCTGGACCTGGATGagcgggaggtggaggaggaggaggaggaggaggaggaggaggaggaggatgacgtcAGGGTGgcccctccgccgccgccgccggtccCACGCTGCCTCAGACACCGCGAGGAGCTGAAGCTGTACTGCGAGGAGGACCAGGagctggtgtgtctggtgtgtgcgATCTCCCAGGGGCACCGGAGCCACAACCTGCTGTGTGTGCAGGAGGCCGAGCAACAGTACAAG gtttcTCTGAACAGCTCCATAGACTCTCTGAAGACGGAGCTGGACACCGCCATGCGTTGTGacgaggaggctgaggaggaggcgCAGAAACTCAAG gAGCACACGGCGGACCTGAAGCAGCGCATCGAGGCCCAGTTCAGCGACCTGCACCAGTTCCTGTACCAGGAGGAGAAGCTGCTGCAGGTGAAGCTGAAGACGGAGGAGCGCCGCGAGCTGATCCGCCTGGACGAGCACAAGGCGCTGCTCTGCGTGGAGATCTcccgcctgcagggggcgctgcaCGAGGTGGAGGCGCAGCTGCAGGAGCAGGACCCCTTCGCCCTGCTGCGG GGTATTAAGACCCTGCTCCAGAG GCCGCATGTGAAGTTTGAGAGGCCCGTGCTCACGCCGCCCAGCCTGTGTGAGGGCCGCTTTGCCGGGCCCCTGCAGTATCGAGTGTGGAAGTCTCTCAAAGGGAGTCTGTACCCAG TCCCCGCCGCCATCACCTTCAACGCTAGCACGGCCAACCCGTGGCTCAGCCTGACGTCCTCGCTGACGTGCGTCCGCTACCAGACGTTCAACCGCGCCATACAGGACAACCCGCACCGCTTCAACGCCGCGCTCTCTCTGCTGGGCAGCCAGGGCTTCACACACGGGCGCCACtactgggaggtggaggtgcacAGCAGCGCCGTGTGGACGGTGGGCGTGGCCCGGGAGTCCGTGGACCGCAAGGGCGTCATCAAGGCGCTGCCCGCCAACGGCTTCTGGACGCTGTCGCTGTCGTACGGCGTGCAGTACATGGCGGGCACGTCGCCGCCCAGCGTGCTGGCGCTGGAGGAGCCGCTGGCGCGCGTTGCCGTCTACCTGGACTACAAGCGCGGTCTGGTGTCCTTCTACAACGCCGAGAGCATGACCCACCTGTACACGTTCCGGGAGCGCTTCGCCGAAACACTGTACCCGTACTTCAACCTGGGCTTCCTGGACAAGGTGCACGAGAACGAACCGCTTAAGGTGTTCGTGCCGAAGATCTGA